The Streptomyces armeniacus genomic interval CGGTCGCCCGGCGCGTCCAGCAGGCGCGTCAGCTCGGCGAGCCCCGTGTCCACGCGTGCCAGGACTGCGCCGAAGCGCGCGGGGTCCTGCTGGTGCCCGGCCAGGTCCGTCTCCTGCGCGTTCGCGACGACGAGCGCGTGCCCGCCGGGCGCGGCCTCCCGTACGGCCTCCAGCGTGTGCTCCAGCACCTCCCCGGTGCGTACGGCGGGCCTGCGCTGCGCCGCGTCACAGGCCAGGATGTCGGCCGCCTTGCCCACCAGCCGTACGGGCACGCCCGCGCGCGCGGCGGCCTCCGGGAGCTGCCGGGTGTGGTCCAACGGCGCGCCCAGGTGCTGCACTTGGAGGCCGTCGTTGCGGTAGAAGCCGGTGGCCGGGGTGTCCAGCCCGACGGTGCCACCGTCCCCGTGCCGTACGCTCCGCGCCAGCGGCTCGTCCGCGTGCCCGCCCACCGCGATCACCCGTGCGACGGGTGCCATTTCGCGCACCGTACGGGCGATGGCGAGGATGGTGTCGAACGGCGCGTCCGACAGCCGTCCGGACACGTTCCAGTTGACGCCGGGGTCGGCCTCCAGGCTGTCGTGCACGAGCACCGCGCCGTCCACCTCCAACAGCGGCTCGCCGGACAGGCGCGCCACGCGGTGGCCGGCGGCCTCCAGGGCGGCGGTCACCTCCGGAAGGTGCGTGCCGAGCCGGGCGACGGTCACGGCGCTGAAGTCGGCGCCCATCATGGTCTGGTGGCCCGCGTACGTGTCCGCGCCGCGGTACCCGAGCGCCGCCCTGCCGTACGCGGCGGGCAGCGCCGCCCGTTCCGCCAGGTCCGGGTGCGGGCGCAGCGCGCCCAGCCCGAGGGCGGCGAAGGCGGGCAGCCGCAGGGGCGTGCCGTTCACCGCGCGCCAGTGGTCGAGGGTGTGCGCGAGGGTGTCGGCTTTCCGGTCGCCGGGGCGCAGTTCGCCCGCGTCGGGCATCGCGCCGACGCCCAGCCCGTCGACGACGAGGATGACGGTCCTGCTCATACGGCCCTGCCCAGCGCGTCGTACAGCCCCGTCAGCCGCGGCGTACCGGACGACAGACCGGCCACCACCGCGACGGTGCTCCTGGTGACGAAGATCTGCGTGCGGAACGCGAGCACGGCCGTGTCGCCCGCCCGTACGTCCGCGCCCGGCGGCGGGGCATCGAGCAGCCGGTAGTAGTCGATGTTCTCGGCGGGCGCGTCCTGCACGCGCAGCCGCAGCCCGGTGCGCGGCAGCAGCGCGTCCGCTATGCCCGAGCGGGGGTAGAAGCCGCCGCCGTGCACCGCCGGGCGGCCGTCGGCGAGGGTGTGCGCGACCTCGGTGACGTACACGTAGCCGGGCGCCTCCGGCTGCCCCGCGTCCACGGCGTGCAGGGGCGT includes:
- a CDS encoding phosphopentomutase, translating into MSRTVILVVDGLGVGAMPDAGELRPGDRKADTLAHTLDHWRAVNGTPLRLPAFAALGLGALRPHPDLAERAALPAAYGRAALGYRGADTYAGHQTMMGADFSAVTVARLGTHLPEVTAALEAAGHRVARLSGEPLLEVDGAVLVHDSLEADPGVNWNVSGRLSDAPFDTILAIARTVREMAPVARVIAVGGHADEPLARSVRHGDGGTVGLDTPATGFYRNDGLQVQHLGAPLDHTRQLPEAAARAGVPVRLVGKAADILACDAAQRRPAVRTGEVLEHTLEAVREAAPGGHALVVANAQETDLAGHQQDPARFGAVLARVDTGLAELTRLLDAPGDRLIVTGDHGNDPTAGHAYHTREFVPVLIHRPGAEGAVRLPDAATLADVGATAARALGLGPDVLGSGSPLL